tttcaaaatttatattttttttgacagtcaaattgtggaaaaaatttgttgtttttacccCCACTCTTTAAACtatctctttttacgaattttagttcAGAAAGTACGCGAACGGACTTAATGAGTGATAATTCTTAGAATTTTTAACTTTGGCTCTATCACCAAATATGATAATTTTTATTGAGACAACTTTATATATATCTAGTAATTACCAAAGCCAACAAAATCCACACGCTAAATatctttgtttattattaatatcTTCTTTTATGCAAACATTTCAATAACCTTAGAAGAATagtaaaagacaacaaaaacattaaaaacagaaGCAACAACATATTATAATagtcttttttctttaactttcatTTCTTTCCCAGGTCTTCCACCAATGCAAGGATATGCTGTCATTGCTTGGCTTCATTCTGGTGATTTTTCCTACGGCAGTGCCACCGACCTTGATCCATTCCAGATGgtattcaaacaaaaagtcATAGTAGTCACAATAGCTTAtcgattaaatatttttggatttcttACCACGCAAGATGGAGAGGCACCTGGAAATTTTGGCCTAATGGATCAGGCAGCCGCCCTCTATTGGATTCGTCAAAATATCAAACTCTTTGGCgggaatgaaaatgaaataacatTAATGGGTCATGCGGCAGGTTCAATCAGTGTGGGTTTACATTTGACGTCTGGGGAATGGTCGCAGGGAGTATTCAATAAAGCCATAATGATGTCTGGCAGCCCGTTAGCTGATTCCGAAATTCGATTGCCAGCTGATTATAGTGTAGCTCTGGATTCGGTGGCAAATACCTTTGGTTGTTTTCGTCGACCAACTTCGAAGCTAATGGAATGTTTGCGACGAATTGATGCAAAGATTTTATCAGAAAATCTGCCATTTATTGAATGGGGCCCAATCGTTGATGAGGGTCTAAGTAACACTTCGGTGCCGTTTGTGCCGGACTTCCCAAAAACTCTCATTGCAAAGGGTATGGTTCGAAAGGTGCCACTCCTCACGGGGTACACCGACATGGAGGAAGTACTTGATTTGGTTGTAGGTGAAATGATGGACACCTCGATTACCAACGAAGTCTATGAAACAATGCTCAATgacattattttgacagatctgagTCAGTTTGATGACAACGACACCTGGTGTGGGAATGTGCAAATTGTGTTGGATGCCGTCAAGTATGTGTACAAGCCGTACCCGCCAATGAAAAATGGCGCAAAGCTCAGAAAGCTTTTTGTGAATTTCCATACCGACAGGAAATACATTGCCCCAACCATGCTTCTAGCCAATATGCTAAGCGAGAACAATCAAACCTATGTGTATAGATTCGATCTAAAGCCTCGAACTGTCATGGCCAATAAAGACATCTCCGATTGGGTGGGTGTACCACAGAATTTCGATCTTATCTTCGTCTGGGGTATTCCATATTGGACGAATCCCGATATGATAAATCAATGGGACAGCACGGATAAGAGGATCTCCGACATCGTGATGACATTGTGGGCAAACTTTGCTAAGAGTTCCAATCCCACAGCAACTGGGGTCTACATCAAATGGGACTGGTTCACAGATGAGGAACAAAAGATTCTAGTTATTGATAGGGCTTTCAACATGACCGATGATATGAACTTGCAGGCGATAAAATTTTGGAATGACTACTACCCCAAAGTTGTTTACCATGCTATAAATTGCTGCAACGCAACTGATACTGGGACAAGTCTTTTGCAGCTCCACACCTCTGGACTATTTTCAAGATCTCTGCTATGGCTGAATTTGTTGACTTTATGGGTGAATGCTTATTGTGTGATGGGAACGTAGTTTGTAACGATAACGAGACTCTGAATAATGTTTAGGCGGCcatagttaaattttttgtttagaattccTAAAAAAAGGAGGAATCATATAgtttacatataaatataatgaaCTAGTGAAAATCTATtgtaaaaaagaagacaaaaatatgaagtttcaaaggtttcaaATAAAGGAAAGGAAGTTTAGGATGGAtttgtaaatatatatgtattcgACTACTAAAAGTAACTTCCTTTccatttatatacaatttaatctaACTATAAGCTATTAACATAATTAATAATATGTATATGCCTTAAGATTGGTCTGTACGCAAGAAGTGAttccaaaacaaatattactcGCTTCGCCACACTCATCACAAAAACgaggaaaataaatataaaacaaaaatatttaaaatcagtgttttaatttgatttaagcCTAACTGggacaaaaattttatttttagtttaaaaagtaAGGAAATTAATAGCAAACTCAtccatttttgtattcatccaaaaattgaaatcagGGACAaagtgtttaaattaatttttttcttgttgctcGCGAGTACACATTTTTACTTCggctttgtttaaaaaaaaaataaaatgcaggaCTGGAACTTGCTAATGTAAGACTTAAAAAAAtccctttaaaaaagtatcttttccaaaaatttaaatgccatttgatttctcaaaaaaaaaaacttaattttttaaatttgttatattaattaaattatttcttttaaataattttgtatgcatacaaattttcggtttaaaaatatttgtagtacgCCGCAGGATTGTTgcggatgtacaaattttgacatccgCGAAAGCGGATGCGGATGCGGATTTTTTGAGACTCACATCCGCGGATGTGGATGCggatttaagaatttattaaataaaaacaattttaagtccgtaaataaaggaaaatttgattgattatctttgcgtttaataattaaatttaaaaatgggtgagttatatttaatgaaaagcAAGATTGCAGCCTTCCCAGACTGTAATCTGTTTCTTAGTGGATGGTATATTAATCCAGCTCCACTAAAAAGTGTCATCCATTTtctccttttttgtgttttttgcatTTGGTGACAACGTTGTAGAACTAATGCTTAATAGATCATTTATCATCTTTAGAATTACATCTTTTATTCTTTCCTCGGTGATGGGTTTGAAGAATGTATGCTTATAGCGAGGGTCTAAGTATGTATGTCGAAATCGCATAAAAATCGTTGTCTtgcaaagatgaaaattttttgaaaaatgagtttTCAGATTTAAGGCTGTCAGCCGAATGGCATCAGTGTCCGATGGTTTTATAAGTATTCATCAAGTTTTTTCTTAAGCATTTGAATTATAGGCACTTATATCATCACAGATGATATAAGTGCCTTAGAGCTGCTCATTTCACGAGTAGCTTCTTCAAAAGGTTTGAGTAGTTCAAGGcagctttcaattattttccactctcttctggtaaaatttgttcaatttggTTGTCATTGGCATAAGGACTTAATTCATCTTTTATCTTAGAAAAACGCTTAAACATGTAGAATGTACTATTCAGCGTGTCACACAATCCTGGAGTACTTTAAGATGTGGTTGAATAAGTCTGTCCTGAATTTTTTCTAGCTGTTTTTGGGCAATAGTTGAATGGTTTAAATGGgttgaaattttctttgatttttgcttaatttcttttatattttcttgcAATTGTAAACCATGTCGTATTACAATTTGCATCTTGTGAACAGTGCAATCTAAATCAGTCAATGATGCATATCGCATACCTCTTTTCAT
This window of the Eupeodes corollae chromosome 3, idEupCoro1.1, whole genome shotgun sequence genome carries:
- the LOC129952107 gene encoding acetylcholinesterase, which translates into the protein MEMKISVMLKFLFICLSFPLVQILTVVSARDAPPIHIPGQGMVMGTYLKMYRTQNIKAYLGIQYAFAPRFAPPVVDGLEWKGVKNATTFPPDCWQNPKRPIKRHSEIFQNLIKASHSMEETKGYDEECLFVNIFIPDGLPPMQGYAVIAWLHSGDFSYGSATDLDPFQMVFKQKVIVVTIAYRLNIFGFLTTQDGEAPGNFGLMDQAAALYWIRQNIKLFGGNENEITLMGHAAGSISVGLHLTSGEWSQGVFNKAIMMSGSPLADSEIRLPADYSVALDSVANTFGCFRRPTSKLMECLRRIDAKILSENLPFIEWGPIVDEGLSNTSVPFVPDFPKTLIAKGMVRKVPLLTGYTDMEEVLDLVVGEMMDTSITNEVYETMLNDIILTDLSQFDDNDTWCGNVQIVLDAVKYVYKPYPPMKNGAKLRKLFVNFHTDRKYIAPTMLLANMLSENNQTYVYRFDLKPRTVMANKDISDWVGVPQNFDLIFVWGIPYWTNPDMINQWDSTDKRISDIVMTLWANFAKSSNPTATGVYIKWDWFTDEEQKILVIDRAFNMTDDMNLQAIKFWNDYYPKVVYHAINCCNATDTGTSLLQLHTSGLFSRSLLWLNLLTLWVNAYCVMGT